The following proteins are co-located in the Flammeovirga kamogawensis genome:
- the mutL gene encoding DNA mismatch repair endonuclease MutL — MQDVIRLLPESLANQIAAGEVVQRPASVVKELVENAIDAGSDSIVLKVKDAGKTLIQVIDNGIGMSETDVRMSFERHATSKILSSDDLFNINTFGFRGEALASIAAVAQVVVKTKKEDDEIGTTIEIEGSEIKKQEPISTPKGTSFSVKNLFFNVPARRKFLKSNPVELKHIIDEFQRVALAHPEISMLMISDDKEIYNLRAGNIAKRIVSMFGKSYQEQLYPCQEDLDVIKVRGYIGKPENAKKTRGEQFFFVNGRYIKHSALNHAIMTAYDSILPESHFPFYLLYIEIDPSDVDVNVHPTKTEVKFADERTTYAIVSAAVKQALASYGVAPSIDFGIDVNFAKDRKESILGSNKMIPPLENDLTSNIPDLPAPSSNDFSSASNSLDNFSVNVPFDQSSENDDFVKVSSRLNTWNQPSSDMPDFTPWNPIEMDDNQSSNNFSNSDSTEQSLTYSSRANDLDNSTEKDTTLEGFPSDNVIPIQLHNKYIMYQVKSGVMWMDQEAAHERILYEKFLSQIENTSGVSQQLLFPKTVQLNPSDFALFSDFATEIAALGFNFKVENDNTILINGVPAIIQGGDEQEILEELFEQIKHNQEQLRLSSNENIARALAKRASIKSGQLLELQEMKSMIEQLFSCSSPNYTPDGKKTVVLMDTAQIEGMFNIR; from the coding sequence ATGCAAGACGTAATTCGTTTATTACCTGAGTCATTAGCCAATCAAATTGCTGCAGGTGAAGTGGTACAGCGCCCCGCTTCCGTAGTAAAAGAGCTAGTAGAAAACGCTATCGATGCAGGTAGTGACTCTATTGTTTTGAAGGTAAAAGACGCTGGTAAAACTCTTATTCAAGTAATTGATAATGGAATTGGTATGTCAGAAACTGACGTACGAATGAGTTTTGAACGTCATGCTACATCTAAGATTCTTTCTTCTGATGATCTTTTTAATATCAATACATTTGGTTTTAGAGGTGAGGCGCTTGCTTCTATTGCCGCTGTAGCACAGGTTGTTGTGAAAACAAAAAAGGAAGATGATGAAATTGGTACTACTATAGAAATTGAAGGTTCTGAAATTAAAAAACAAGAACCTATCAGTACCCCTAAAGGAACTAGTTTTTCTGTGAAAAATTTATTCTTTAATGTTCCTGCAAGAAGAAAATTTCTAAAATCTAACCCTGTAGAATTAAAGCATATAATAGATGAATTTCAGCGTGTAGCTTTAGCTCACCCAGAAATTTCTATGTTGATGATTTCTGATGATAAAGAAATCTATAATCTAAGAGCTGGTAATATTGCAAAACGCATTGTTTCTATGTTCGGAAAGTCTTATCAAGAACAACTTTACCCTTGTCAAGAAGATCTTGATGTAATTAAGGTAAGAGGTTATATTGGTAAGCCAGAAAATGCAAAGAAAACTCGTGGTGAACAATTCTTCTTTGTTAATGGACGGTACATTAAACACTCTGCTTTAAACCATGCGATAATGACGGCTTATGATTCAATATTGCCAGAAAGTCATTTTCCATTCTATCTTCTTTATATAGAAATAGATCCTAGTGATGTAGATGTGAATGTTCACCCAACCAAAACAGAAGTTAAGTTTGCAGATGAAAGAACAACTTATGCAATTGTTAGCGCTGCTGTAAAGCAAGCTTTAGCAAGTTATGGAGTTGCCCCTTCTATTGATTTTGGGATAGATGTAAACTTTGCAAAAGATAGAAAAGAAAGTATTCTAGGAAGTAATAAAATGATACCTCCTTTAGAAAATGATCTTACTTCTAATATTCCAGATTTACCTGCACCATCATCAAATGATTTTTCTTCTGCATCAAATTCACTAGATAATTTTTCTGTCAATGTTCCTTTTGATCAGAGTTCTGAAAACGATGATTTTGTAAAGGTTTCATCACGCTTAAACACTTGGAATCAACCTTCTAGTGATATGCCTGATTTTACACCTTGGAATCCTATTGAAATGGATGATAACCAATCATCAAATAATTTTTCAAATTCAGATTCTACAGAACAATCACTTACTTATAGTAGTAGGGCTAATGATCTTGATAATTCAACAGAAAAAGATACCACTTTAGAAGGCTTCCCTTCTGATAATGTTATTCCAATCCAACTACATAATAAATACATTATGTATCAGGTTAAATCTGGCGTAATGTGGATGGATCAAGAAGCTGCTCACGAGCGTATTCTATATGAAAAATTTCTTTCTCAGATAGAAAATACATCTGGTGTTTCTCAGCAATTATTATTTCCAAAAACAGTTCAACTGAACCCCTCAGATTTTGCTTTATTTTCTGATTTTGCTACAGAAATCGCTGCATTAGGTTTCAATTTCAAAGTAGAAAATGATAACACTATTTTAATTAACGGAGTACCTGCAATTATCCAAGGTGGTGATGAACAAGAAATTCTAGAAGAATTATTTGAACAAATAAAGCATAACCAAGAACAGTTACGTTTATCTTCTAATGAAAATATTGCCCGTGCATTAGCAAAAAGAGCTAGTATTAAAAGTGGTCAATTATTAGAACTTCAAGAGATGAAATCCATGATTGAACAACTATTCTCTTGTTCTTCTCCAAATTATACACCTGATGGTAAAAAAACAGTAGTATTAATGGATACTGCTCAAATTGAAGGAATGTTTAATATCCGTTAG
- a CDS encoding 4a-hydroxytetrahydrobiopterin dehydratase — protein sequence MNWKEENNQLQKTFTFKDFIEAFAFMTRVAFLAEAHQHHPNWSNVWNKVEICLTTHDAGNTVTQKDRDLASAIDQI from the coding sequence ATGAATTGGAAAGAGGAGAATAATCAACTTCAAAAAACTTTTACATTTAAAGATTTTATAGAAGCTTTTGCTTTTATGACAAGGGTAGCGTTCTTAGCAGAAGCTCATCAACATCATCCTAATTGGTCTAATGTATGGAATAAAGTAGAAATTTGTTTAACAACACATGATGCAGGAAATACCGTAACTCAAAAAGATAGGGATTTAGCATCGGCAATAGATCAAATTTAG
- the purH gene encoding bifunctional phosphoribosylaminoimidazolecarboxamide formyltransferase/IMP cyclohydrolase, producing MKKVESALISVFYKDNLAPIVKLLQEQGVTIYSTGGTQSFIEELGAEVTAVEDLTSYPSILGGRVKTLHPKIFGGILNRGDNETDQAQIEEFDIPNIDLVIVDLYPFEETVAQDAAHQAIVEKVDIGGISLIRAAAKNYKDTLIVSSREQYDEVATILSEKNGATDLKDRMRFAAKAFDISSHYDSKIFDYFNSVVAEEEEAIPSLKVSERTAKTLRYGENPHQEGTFYGDLSEMFDQLNGKELSYNNLVDVDAAVALIDEFPAEEGAAFAILKHTNACGVALGSDIKEAYVKALACDPVSAFGGVLISNKEIDLAAAEEIHKLFCEVVIAPGFNAEALELLKGKKNRIILNRKEVKLGKVQYKSLLNGVLAQDKDLTTETWEDLKVVTEKSPSDAQTAALLFANKICKHTKSNAIVLAKDGQLFASGVGQTSRVDALNQAILKAKSFGFDLSEAVMASDAFFPFPDCVEIADKEGIKSVVQPGGSIKDQLSVDYCNENGVSMVMTGVRHFKH from the coding sequence ATGAAAAAGGTCGAGTCAGCACTCATTTCGGTTTTTTACAAAGACAATCTAGCGCCAATTGTAAAACTACTGCAAGAACAAGGTGTCACTATCTACTCAACAGGTGGTACGCAAAGTTTTATAGAAGAACTAGGAGCCGAAGTAACGGCTGTTGAAGACTTAACTTCGTACCCTTCTATCCTTGGAGGACGTGTTAAAACTTTACATCCTAAAATTTTTGGAGGTATCCTAAACAGAGGAGACAACGAAACTGACCAAGCTCAAATTGAGGAATTTGATATTCCTAATATTGACCTTGTTATCGTTGACTTATATCCTTTCGAGGAAACTGTAGCTCAAGATGCTGCACATCAAGCAATTGTTGAAAAAGTTGATATTGGAGGTATTTCTTTAATTCGTGCAGCAGCAAAGAATTATAAAGATACTTTAATTGTATCATCTAGAGAACAATATGATGAAGTTGCAACTATTCTTTCTGAAAAGAATGGAGCAACAGATCTTAAAGATCGTATGCGTTTTGCTGCAAAAGCATTTGATATTTCTTCTCACTATGATTCTAAAATCTTTGACTACTTCAATAGTGTAGTAGCAGAAGAGGAAGAAGCTATTCCTAGTTTGAAAGTATCAGAACGTACAGCTAAGACTTTACGTTATGGAGAAAACCCTCATCAAGAAGGTACATTCTATGGAGATTTATCTGAAATGTTTGACCAGTTAAATGGTAAAGAACTTTCTTATAATAATTTAGTAGATGTAGATGCTGCTGTAGCATTAATTGATGAGTTTCCTGCAGAAGAAGGAGCTGCCTTTGCAATCCTTAAGCATACTAATGCTTGCGGTGTAGCTTTAGGAAGTGATATTAAAGAGGCATATGTTAAAGCATTAGCTTGTGACCCTGTATCTGCTTTTGGTGGTGTATTGATCAGTAATAAAGAAATTGATTTAGCAGCAGCTGAAGAAATTCATAAATTATTCTGTGAGGTTGTAATTGCTCCTGGTTTTAATGCTGAAGCATTAGAATTATTGAAAGGTAAGAAAAATCGTATCATCTTAAATAGAAAAGAGGTGAAGTTGGGTAAGGTTCAGTATAAATCTTTATTAAATGGCGTATTAGCCCAAGATAAAGACCTAACTACTGAGACTTGGGAAGATTTAAAAGTTGTTACTGAAAAATCTCCTTCAGATGCTCAAACTGCAGCACTTTTATTTGCTAACAAAATTTGTAAACACACTAAATCAAATGCTATTGTATTAGCAAAAGATGGTCAATTGTTTGCAAGTGGAGTAGGACAAACTTCAAGAGTTGATGCTTTAAACCAAGCAATTTTAAAAGCAAAAAGTTTTGGATTTGATCTATCAGAAGCAGTAATGGCATCTGATGCATTTTTCCCATTCCCTGATTGTGTTGAGATTGCAGATAAAGAAGGAATAAAATCAGTAGTTCAACCAGGTGGTTCTATTAAAGACCAACTTTCTGTTGATTATTGTAATGAAAATGGTGTTTCAATGGTAATGACAGGTGTTCGTCATTTCAAGCACTAA
- the coaE gene encoding dephospho-CoA kinase (Dephospho-CoA kinase (CoaE) performs the final step in coenzyme A biosynthesis.): MQVGITGGIGAGKSYICRIFKVLGAPIYNADTQAKMLMREDPKIIKEIISVFGKDAYLKNGMLNRPFLARQIFSDKKKLEIMNSIVHPRVADHYNDWVRIELQKHPYVVKEAALMFTNGNYKKLDKVIVVDAPIEKRVQRVLERDHRPKNQIEDIINKQQEEEKLFSLADIKLQNDDSSLLIPEIIDLHRSFSNYEILVK; encoded by the coding sequence ATGCAAGTAGGAATTACTGGTGGAATAGGTGCTGGCAAAAGTTATATCTGTAGAATTTTTAAAGTATTAGGAGCTCCAATCTATAATGCAGATACACAGGCCAAAATGTTAATGCGAGAAGACCCAAAAATTATCAAAGAAATTATCTCAGTGTTTGGTAAAGATGCATATCTTAAAAACGGAATGCTGAATAGACCTTTTTTAGCTCGCCAAATATTTTCTGACAAGAAAAAATTAGAAATAATGAACAGCATCGTTCATCCAAGAGTAGCAGATCATTACAATGATTGGGTTAGAATTGAATTACAAAAACATCCTTACGTTGTTAAAGAAGCAGCATTGATGTTTACAAATGGTAATTATAAAAAACTTGATAAAGTAATAGTAGTTGATGCTCCCATAGAAAAAAGAGTACAACGTGTTTTAGAAAGAGATCATCGACCAAAAAATCAAATTGAAGATATAATTAATAAACAGCAAGAAGAAGAAAAGTTATTTAGTCTTGCAGATATTAAATTACAAAATGATGACTCATCATTATTAATCCCTGAAATTATAGACCTTCATCGATCTTTTAGTAACTATGAAATTTTAGTAAAATAA
- a CDS encoding YbbR-like domain-containing protein has translation MPNRKYHIPDFPKLIKWVEEKLNNFVENSTFLQDIKTWDWSAMIVCFMTAFIFWVFHSLNEDHTSTIEIPVNVKVNEENVVALQEPPKYVSVNATGNGWTLLSKSLRIGNSKLNINLEDPVSVKYLAGKVLLKELSQVLKGLKVNYILEDTLAFDYDTLTNKKLAVQIDTTSFHFQNGYRRVGKINIKPDSVIFRGPSTELAKFPDNLLLASEDAQPIAENLNEYIPIEIPGNNDKRLIVSQYDEVKISFNVFYFISSTEKAKLLKVNFPEEDTEEKFSLVPDDVYISYIIREDLIKSIDLIPVVVDYKDINWADSTVTPKVFLDNDNYENILLSPKYLRVQKIK, from the coding sequence ATGCCTAATAGAAAATACCATATTCCAGACTTTCCGAAACTCATAAAATGGGTAGAAGAAAAATTAAATAATTTTGTAGAGAATAGTACATTCTTACAAGATATAAAAACATGGGATTGGAGTGCTATGATTGTGTGTTTCATGACGGCATTTATTTTTTGGGTTTTTCATTCTCTAAACGAAGACCATACATCTACAATAGAAATTCCTGTTAATGTAAAAGTAAATGAAGAAAATGTAGTAGCCTTACAAGAACCTCCAAAATATGTTAGCGTAAATGCAACAGGAAATGGTTGGACACTTTTAAGTAAGTCTTTAAGAATAGGAAATAGTAAACTTAATATTAACCTAGAAGACCCTGTTTCAGTAAAATACCTTGCTGGTAAAGTATTATTAAAAGAGTTATCGCAAGTACTGAAAGGCTTAAAGGTAAATTACATATTAGAAGATACACTAGCATTCGATTACGATACGCTTACAAATAAAAAATTAGCAGTTCAAATAGATACTACTTCTTTTCATTTTCAAAATGGATATCGAAGAGTTGGAAAAATTAATATTAAACCTGATAGTGTAATATTTAGAGGGCCTAGTACAGAGTTAGCTAAGTTCCCCGATAATCTATTATTAGCGTCAGAAGATGCCCAACCAATTGCAGAGAATCTAAATGAATATATACCAATAGAGATCCCAGGTAATAATGATAAAAGGTTAATAGTTTCTCAATATGATGAAGTGAAAATATCTTTTAATGTATTTTATTTTATTTCTTCTACAGAAAAAGCGAAACTGTTAAAAGTTAATTTCCCAGAGGAAGATACAGAAGAAAAATTTTCATTAGTACCTGATGATGTGTATATTAGTTATATAATAAGAGAGGATCTTATTAAAAGTATAGATTTAATACCTGTAGTTGTTGACTACAAGGATATTAATTGGGCAGATTCAACGGTAACACCAAAAGTGTTTTTAGATAACGATAATTACGAGAATATTTTATTATCACCAAAGTACTTAAGAGTACAAAAAATTAAATAA
- the yajC gene encoding preprotein translocase subunit YajC, with the protein MNVLNNILLQLPGGGDSAQIMNLVFIVGMVAVFYFFMIRPQQKKQKDQQKFSDAVKKGQMVVTVSGLHGKVYEVNNTTVVLEIDRGVKVTFEKSSISAENTNIVFGPKKDKKD; encoded by the coding sequence ATGAACGTTTTGAATAACATTTTACTTCAACTTCCAGGTGGAGGAGATTCTGCACAAATTATGAACCTAGTATTTATCGTAGGTATGGTTGCAGTATTTTATTTCTTCATGATTCGTCCACAACAGAAGAAGCAAAAAGATCAACAAAAATTTTCTGATGCTGTAAAAAAAGGACAAATGGTAGTAACAGTTAGTGGTTTACACGGTAAAGTGTACGAAGTAAATAATACTACAGTAGTTTTAGAAATTGATAGAGGAGTAAAAGTAACTTTTGAGAAATCATCTATCTCTGCTGAAAATACAAATATTGTTTTTGGACCTAAAAAAGATAAAAAGGACTAA